One genomic segment of Paenibacillus xylanexedens includes these proteins:
- a CDS encoding response regulator transcription factor, whose amino-acid sequence MFRILITDDEPMIRMGLAKMIKQAGVFDCEIRQAAHGEEALQVVKDFRPHILFTDIRMPTMDGIELCRRLSEQGSTMRIIVVSGYSDFEYARSCMDYGVKRYLLKPVGRQELHELLLKLLASEEDKPTVSLVPVRELNDWAMRLEEAIWELRQSDVTELLAAWSNRYPAYALMPEQTAELFQELLELIVARMNARGNGTMSTSSKIIVSASSKECFEALGNEIQTLMNRIKEKRSGKRKHPVEEAKAYLEKHLRREVSLDEIASKLGLNPSYFSQLFKQTTGQTFIQYRIRSKMELAKRMLEQPGNRITDISYEVGYADHPHFTKTFKKITGLTPSEYRSKLGIE is encoded by the coding sequence ATGTTCAGAATCTTGATTACGGACGATGAGCCAATGATTCGGATGGGTCTGGCGAAGATGATCAAGCAAGCAGGAGTGTTTGATTGTGAGATTCGGCAGGCGGCGCATGGGGAAGAGGCTCTTCAGGTGGTAAAGGATTTTCGGCCACACATCCTGTTCACGGATATTCGCATGCCAACGATGGATGGCATTGAGTTGTGCCGACGTTTATCCGAGCAAGGCAGTACGATGCGCATTATTGTAGTCTCCGGTTATTCAGACTTTGAATATGCAAGATCCTGTATGGATTATGGGGTAAAGCGATATCTGCTCAAGCCAGTGGGACGACAGGAGCTTCATGAACTGCTACTCAAATTGCTGGCGTCAGAAGAGGATAAACCTACGGTATCCCTTGTCCCCGTGAGGGAGCTGAATGATTGGGCCATGCGTCTGGAAGAGGCTATATGGGAGTTAAGGCAGTCCGATGTGACGGAGCTGCTCGCAGCATGGTCGAATCGTTATCCGGCATATGCCCTGATGCCTGAGCAGACTGCGGAGCTTTTTCAGGAATTGCTGGAATTGATTGTGGCCCGCATGAACGCCCGTGGCAACGGAACGATGAGTACGTCCAGTAAGATAATTGTAAGCGCTTCCTCTAAAGAATGCTTCGAGGCTCTGGGCAACGAAATCCAGACGTTGATGAATAGGATCAAGGAAAAACGCAGCGGCAAGCGCAAGCATCCGGTAGAAGAAGCAAAAGCTTATCTGGAGAAGCACTTGCGCCGGGAAGTGTCACTGGACGAGATTGCTTCCAAGCTTGGACTGAACCCATCCTACTTCAGCCAGCTGTTCAAACAGACGACCGGTCAGACCTTTATCCAATACCGGATACGCAGCAAAATGGAACTGGCCAAACGCATGCTGGAACAGCCGGGCAACCGGATTACGGATATATCCTACGAAGTGGGGTATGCGGATCATCCCCATTTCACCAAGACATTTAAGAAAATTACCGGACTGACCCCGTCCGAATACCGCAGTAAGTTGGGCATTGAATGA